A genomic segment from Mesotoga sp. UBA6090 encodes:
- a CDS encoding ATP-binding protein, producing the protein MGLRTICDHILDIAQNAVDSGTKKAELKIQEKRGYSFSFSVLDWGKGIPSESLEAVLDPFYTEKKKKVKFGLGLPMLKFAAETTGGTFNICSKLGSGTEITASFLLSSVDCQPVGDIPSTLFAVITMNDVDWTVERVLDEDGYTFSSSQFREALGNDCFTFPVKMRMILGILQEAEISLGGLSNVY; encoded by the coding sequence ATGGGACTAAGAACAATATGCGATCACATACTTGACATTGCTCAAAATGCAGTGGATTCCGGAACGAAAAAAGCTGAATTGAAAATCCAAGAGAAGAGAGGATATAGCTTCTCTTTTTCGGTACTTGATTGGGGGAAGGGGATTCCTTCTGAATCGCTTGAGGCTGTCTTAGATCCATTCTATACTGAGAAGAAAAAGAAAGTGAAATTCGGGCTAGGGCTCCCAATGCTGAAATTTGCAGCAGAGACTACTGGAGGGACATTCAATATTTGCTCAAAATTGGGATCGGGTACGGAGATAACTGCGTCTTTCTTGCTCTCCAGTGTAGATTGCCAGCCAGTTGGAGACATTCCCTCGACTCTATTCGCAGTAATAACTATGAATGATGTAGACTGGACAGTAGAGAGAGTTCTCGATGAAGATGGATACACATTCTCTTCATCTCAGTTTCGAGAAGCTTTGGGGAACGACTGTTTCACTTTTCCAGTCAAAATGAGGATGATTCTAGGAATTCTTCAAGAGGCAGAAATATCACTGGGAGGTTTATCGAATGTCTATTAG